GATGCATCACCTTTGGCGGGACTCTCAGTTTAAATGCAAGGCTGAATTGGGACCCTAGCTAGAGGATAAAAAAAGGTCATTAAAACCTAATTTGAGTCTCCTCCTAtccaatttttaaaaaaaatactaaTCTACCCTCGTATAATTgtgataattttatttaattagtgttaatctcACTTAATTTGAGTttaaccttcttttttttttccaaaatttttgTTTGcaatttcccttttttttttcccaGACTTGCATGAAAAGTCGTCAGGGTAGTGAAGTATTTTAATAACGACTCTTAACAGTCGTTTAAGTTTCAAAAACGACCCTCAAAAATCGTTAGTGTTTAAAAATTGTTTCTTGACGACTCTGAACACTCGTTAATGGttataaaagagtcgttatcttctttgaagagtcattaatggcggaaatacattagaagaagataatgattcttttataaccattaacgactgtttaggaTCGTCAAGAAACACAGACGGCTCGTGAGGGTCGTTGACGATCCTTTAATGTATCCCGAATCTTAGAAGAGgataacgactcttttataagcattaacgactgtttagagtcgtcaaGAAACAATGACGACTTTTGAGGGTCGTTTTCGAAACACTTCAATATCATGACGACTCTACCAAATTTGGTGACAATTCTCCAGTAAACAATGACAATCCTTCTACTTTTTTGGACAGAGATATAGTTTTTGGTCAtaaagagtcgttagtgtataaAAAGGGGTCGTCAAAACCTAGAAAAATGGTCGTTATCTTCTACACTCTAGACATCAACAATTTTTCATACAAATAACAtgcatatgaaaaatcgttagggtatatAACTATGAGGTTGACGACTCTTATTTTTCAGTTGTGATGGAGAGTCGAGAGAGAGGGGAGGAGGGGACTGATTATTTTTTTGggtttaaaaatgaaaatgaattggGGTTTAGAGTTAAGGGTTAATAGAATTTTAAGTTTTAGATTTAGTGAAgagtaaaacagtattttcactatattttgggtggaaatagatTTTTTGGGGTAGGAATAAATGCTtgaggcccctaattattttttttgggccccAATTAAGCCCTGTTTAAATGCTCTGCGTTTCCATTTTGCTTTGGGACTAGGAACGAAGAACTAAGAAAAGCTTAGATTTGGCTGGGCTTGGGCCCCTAAATATGTCGCAACTCATTTCATTACTCCCTCCCGTGACATTTCATTTGAGCTCTACTGTTGTCGATGAGGAAGCATCATTTTATTGAACGCAGcgtcaaaaagaagaagaaaaaaagatggcGTTTGACCgtttgttttcttattctaaaGGCGAGGAATCCGACTCGTATAAAGCATTTGGTGGCAATGGCACTGGATTATATGTCATTTTGTGCGAAAGATGGATCAACCATTTCAACCAGGATTATATGACCCGCCAATCTATGTGGCCCGTGTCTGACTGGAAGCCCAGTTACAAGGTCACATgtccgtttttcttcttcttctgaaggGCCATTGACATTCACATGTTCTTCAAAACAGGGTATCCTAGTCAGAGTTGGGAACAAGGTGACAAATCGTTATGCTCTGTCCCGAGTCCCGACTCCCAGTCACCAAGAAAATTGCATTTCGAAAGAGTTTTGCTAGAACACCCACCATGCCAATCTGACTCTTCTTATGTCAAACAATGAACGCTATGGTTGTCACTCTATCTGGTGGGATACGTAATACAGGAGTATCGTAGCAGAAGTTGAGCCATATTACGGCTAGAGAGTATTTAGAAGATACTAGAAGAGGTGTAAGTTTGTTAACTTAGCCTAGTAGTTTGAGGTTTCCTACTTTAgataggattcctagtttagatgagttctaaaaactcatagctttattttcctttttcagcaAGTTTACACTCCTATAAAAGGAGGAGATTGATAGGCTAGAGAGGTAGAGAAAAAAACGAGAGAGAGTGCAGCCATATTTTtggttgtaatagagtttttctttcacagtttaaagaagaagaagttaagcAATAAAAGAAGAAGCAGTTAGCAACAACgattttgttatttactttgtgtTCTTATTCTTTCCTCTATAATTATCATAATCTATCTTTACATCAGTACTGACTCTAGGTACCCTTGATCGATTGCgtatcaagtggtatcagagccacgtTCTGACTTCTAGGGTTAGTTGTGGTGCATGGTCTTAACACATGAACAATATACGCGATCAGGGGAAGCAACTGTTGTTCTACCAGACACAAGAAAACCTAGAGGAAGTACTAAAACCAAGATGGGAAGTGAAGATGATAAGAATCCTAAACTAACAGATGAGGACAAGTTTGCTAAACTTGAACTTAAGATACAAGATTTAGCAGATACCCTTGTTGAGTTCATAAAAGCAAGTGTTGTCAAGTCAAAACCTAAACATAGAAAAGAAAGTACAAGGGGAGAAAAAGAAGACTtgaaggaagatgatgaagaaagctcatctgaagaagaagaagaaaaagaagaagaagaagatgaagatgatataataaataaaaacccatatggaggattgaaaattgaattGAAGCTCGAGATATGTGACTATGATGGAGTCATGGAAGCTGAAAAACTAGATGGATGGATAGATAAGTTGGAAACATACTTCACAGTACATCAACTTGTCGAGTCACAAAAAATCAGTTTTGCAAGTCTGAAGTTGTCAAATCATGCCTCAACATGGTGGAAATCTTACAAGAAGAGGTATGTTACAGAAAAAATGACTTGGCAACAATTTAAGACTCTCATGAGGAAACATTTTTACCCTGTGGGCTATCTGGATGAAAGATGGTATAAGTGGCAGCATCTTCAACAACGATATCAACAAAGTGTTCAAGACTGCACTACAGAATTCTACAATCAAGCTCTAACTTTGGATGTATATATGACCAGTGATGAGACTTTTAGAAAGTACAATGGTGGACTGCTTGACTATATACGAAAGGAGTTGAAACTTTTCAGTGTACAAGACATTGAATATGCTATAAACAAAGTTGTAGCTATTGAACAGAAGGTTAAAGGTGCTGCAGGATCAGAAAACAATATACTTGTTACAAGAGGGGAAGATATGAGACGAATAAGAACAAGTCTCTAATAGCTGAACAAGAAGAAAAGGTGTGTGAGCATTGCAAGGAGAAAGGTCACATAAAAGACACTTGCTGGACTCTTTATCCTCATCTCAAACCAAAGAAATTGCGTGATGCTGAAGGACAGAGAAGTTTTAAGAAGAACACTATGATTACAGAAGCCGTGGTTACCGAAACAATATCTGAAATAGATCAGCCAGACCCAAAGCTTTTGTTGATGACCAAGCTAACAGACGCAGAACAAGTGAATCTACATGAAGAATTGTTCCATGTcaagattcaagtaaaacaaagcATCGTCGAGGCTACATCGATTCTGGCAGCCAAAAGAACTTAATTTCAGAAAAGCTGGTAGAACAAATGGGATTATCAACAACTCCACATCCAAAACCCTACCCATTGGGATGGATACAGAAGGATACTGAACTTCAGGTATCAATGCAGTGTCGATTCAAATTTTCTATCACTGACAAGTACATTGATGAGATTGTCTGTGATGTAGTGTCATTGGATGTAGCACAAGTTATTTTTGGAAATCCATATTTATGGGAACGTGACACTGTTCTCTATCATAGAGAGCGTGTATATTTGTTCAAGAAAGatggaaaatattttcggattcaGGTTAGTAAAACCCATTTACCCATGAAACTGGTTACCACTAACCAAGTCAAGAGATTGATCAATGCTTGTGGGAAGTTCTCTTTATTAATCAGGCCTGTGATCAAAGAGGAAAAGAAAGTGGTATTACATACTGCACTTTCCACCAGGCAACAAAGTGAATCAAGTTCTCTAAATAAGAAGTTTGTGGATCTGTTCCAAGAAGAAGTCATTATACCACCCAAGAGAGGTGTTGAGCATGGAGATGCAATATTCTTCACCAAACTTGATCTCGAATCTGGTTATAACCAAGtgtgaattaaagaagaagacatTAGAGCTCAAAGATTTATTGAGGAGATAAGTAAAGTACATGTTTTAGCAGAAGACTTGTGGATATAACGAGAAGAAGTTCTTGAAGAAAATTCTATTATTGAAATAAAGGTGACGCCTACCAAAAGAGTAGACTATGTAATGTTTCGTGTGGGACGTACAGGACAAGTACCAAGTAAAGCAAGGTGGTTCAACAAGGAACATGGGGAGTCTGAGTTTCCCCATCTTCAGTTCAAAGCTTACACCGGAGTTCCAGCTTCCTAAAATGGGGAGCCATGATACAGGAGTATCGTAGCAGAAGTTGAGCCATATTACGGCTAGAGAGTATCTAGAAGATACTAGAAGAGGTGTAAGTTTGTTAACTTAGCCTAGTAGTTTAAGGTTTCCTACTTTAgataggattcctagtttagatgaggtctaaaaactcatagctttatttttctttttcaccaaGTTTACACTCCTATAAAAGGAGGAGATTGATAGGCTAGAGAGGTAGAGCAAAAAACGAGAGAGAGTGTAGCCATATTTTtggtttgtaatagagtttttctttcacagtttaaagaagaagaagttaagcAATAAAAGAAGAAGCAGTTAGCAACAACAATTGTGTTCTTTACTTTGTGTTCTTATTCTTTTCTCTATAATTATTATAATATATATTTACATCAGTATTGACTCTAGGTATCCTTGATCGATTATGTATCAATACGTGACAAGAAAACTCCATATAGGCATATAGCAACCAAGTGTAGAATATGTATGGATAAAACCCCTGCTCCCCGAATTTGTGATCGAATCTTTAtcctaatatcatcaatgatttCTCATACCGGAAAACATAATGTCCATATTTAAAAAATGATTCCATTTTATGCATGCTGTGCAGCAAGAACTGAGCCAGCAAAAATGTTATTTAGGTCCTGAATGACTACCATGTGTTAGCTGCCGAGTGACTGCCGATGTAAGCCAACACTATCATTGCCGTTGCATCATGAAAGTGACTGTAAATAGAATATCAAAAGGAAAGAAAGAGGAAGCTGCTCGGAATATTTGTGCGTCAGCTATTAACCGATTAAACTGTTTGTAAAATAAAATGGCAAAAATAGATAACAGATCAACTGTTTTGAGAGTCAACTTAATAAGTTGGTAAGCCTATCAAATTAACTCTATGATTGATTTCTGATACGTGCACACAACTAGCTCTAAAACGTATGCAATGGTCATGCCACCACTACTCGCTGATGAATGAtgcatttatttgattaattcttcGATTAATTGGTTAGCTGGATTTATGTAACAAGATTATGAGAAGAATATTAATAGGAAAGTAAGAACTAGTCTGGACATAACGGTAGGTTGAACTTCGAACCCTATCCACGAAGGATCCAGCTGGTATATCGTGTAAAATGATGCGCTAGCCGGCAGTGTGCAAGTATCGGCTTGCTTCTCATCCGACAAGAACTTAATCTCAAAGTCTTTTTGATGTTTGATAATggtttacctttttttttctttttcttttatccttATCCGGTTTCTTCAAGGCAGAATAAAACCACTCTGACTAACATGCATTTACGGATATGCCTTCTCAAATAGCTAAAAGCTAGAACAACCTCTTGCGTTGAAATGCCTTCTCAAATAGCTAAAAGCTAGAACAACCTCTTGCGTTTACCAACTGTTACTACATCATCATGATAACATTTTATTAGCGGCCTGCGTTTACCAATTGTTACTACATCATAACATTTTATTAGCGGCCTGCGTTTACCAATTGTTACTACATCACAACATTTTATTAGCGGCCTGCTAGAAAATGTATCTAATTCTCTTGTCTAAAGGTGGACTCAAGATTTAATTCTGAATGAGGTTAAACTTTTTCATATAAATGTGTCGATCCTTTTGGTCAAAAATATATTACAAAATCCATGGTTTAGTTTAGGGGTTAATTTTTTGCAGTTtcatgtattatatatatatatatatcaataacCTAAACACCCAACCACATCTCTCATACCATATCAAGAGTTGCGCTTACCTCCCTTCTCATTGGCCGGTGAACAAAATCCTCGCTCCTGATTGGCCGAAATACAAGTTAGCCCCCTTACATTTCGTGACCGTTAATTGTAAATCGAATAGATTTGATCTTATGCTCCAAATTGAACGATAACGTTCACCCTCTTTTATATTTTGATCCCGCTGGAGGAGGAGACCCTATCTTATACCAGCATCTCTTTTGGTTCTTCGGGCATCCAGAGGTCCCCTGGGTCGGTATTGGTTCATCTTGTGCAATCCATCGATGCTTCGGTAGACGTCCACGGTATTTCGGGTGTTTGGGTTATATATATAAGctcataaaatttcattcatgataaaatagagattacatgACTTCAAGAGCATCAAGATCAAAAATTGAAATACAATTAAAATGTACTAACAAAGAGTAATTCGTGAAGAGAAGTAGCTAACTACCAACAAGAGTATCAGgcaatccgaagagtaaaaaaatggttttgaaattttaattcgaccattttgatagggttttttcttcttgaaaaatAGAATTTCTCATAAAAATGTGAGAGTAATATGCCCAAAGTCTTGTATCTGGATCACCACATTGAACTTCCACTAAAACTCTCCATTGAGATTACAAGGAAACGCCATATGAGCGCATAGAAAATCTCCATAAAGGAGAagacataaacaaaaaaaaaacaaaaaaaaaggaaaaaaattcacAAGAACTAAGTGTAAATTACTTCAATATATAAAGAGGGA
The nucleotide sequence above comes from Papaver somniferum cultivar HN1 chromosome 8, ASM357369v1, whole genome shotgun sequence. Encoded proteins:
- the LOC113305806 gene encoding uncharacterized protein LOC113305806, translated to MGLSTTPHPKPYPLGWIQKDTELQVSMQCRFKFSITDKYIDEIVCDVVSLDVAQVIFGNPYLWERDTVLYHRERVYLFKKDGKYFRIQVSKTHLPMKLVTTNQVKRLINACGKFSLLIRPVIKEEKKVVLHTALSTRQQSESSSLNKKFVDLFQEEVIIPPKRGVEHGDAIFFTKLDLESGYNQV